One window of Chryseobacterium sp. 7 genomic DNA carries:
- the deoD gene encoding purine-nucleoside phosphorylase: MSIHISAKKGEIAKVVLQPGDPLRAQYIAENYLENAKLVSKTRGIFYYTGLYKGKEITVGASGMGFPSIGIYSFELFTEYEVDTIIRIGTCGAYNTDLKLFDILNIDKAASESTYAKYAWGIEDEILSHQGNIFTTINETAKDLSLHAKAINIHSSDIFYRKDPNTPEIATKYNCPAVEMEAFGLFANAQHLGKNAATILTVTDIIPTHEKISADERETALNPMMELALESAIKSL, encoded by the coding sequence ATGAGTATTCACATCAGTGCAAAAAAAGGAGAAATTGCTAAAGTAGTATTGCAGCCGGGGGATCCGCTTCGTGCACAGTATATTGCTGAAAATTATTTAGAAAATGCTAAACTGGTAAGCAAAACCAGAGGGATTTTTTATTATACAGGTCTTTATAAAGGAAAGGAAATCACTGTAGGAGCAAGTGGAATGGGTTTCCCAAGTATCGGAATCTATTCTTTTGAGTTGTTTACGGAATATGAAGTGGATACAATCATCAGAATCGGGACTTGTGGTGCTTACAATACGGATCTTAAACTTTTTGATATTTTAAATATTGATAAAGCAGCGAGTGAAAGTACTTATGCTAAATATGCATGGGGAATTGAAGACGAAATCCTTTCTCACCAGGGGAATATCTTTACTACCATTAATGAAACGGCTAAAGATTTATCTTTACATGCTAAGGCCATCAACATTCACAGCAGTGATATTTTCTACAGAAAAGATCCCAATACTCCGGAAATTGCTACAAAATACAACTGTCCAGCAGTGGAAATGGAAGCTTTTGGTTTATTTGCCAATGCTCAGCATTTAGGAAAAAATGCAGCAACTATTCTTACGGTAACGGATATTATCCCTACACACGAAAAAATCTCTGCTGATGAAAGAGAAACAGCTTTGAATCCAATGATGGAACTGGCTTTGGAATCGGCAATAAAGAGTTTGTAA
- a CDS encoding VOC family protein, translating to MKIEHIAIWVKDLEKSKEFYQKYFGAVSNEKYHNPVKNFQSYFLSFENGCRLEIMTRPDIKESENSYESQQYGIIHLAFSVENKQKVDELTEILRKDGYKVAGEPRTTGDGYYESVILDPENNIIEIVSQ from the coding sequence ATGAAAATTGAACATATTGCCATTTGGGTGAAAGATCTTGAAAAATCCAAAGAATTTTATCAGAAATACTTCGGAGCGGTTTCCAATGAAAAATACCATAATCCTGTTAAAAACTTTCAATCCTATTTTTTAAGTTTTGAGAATGGCTGCCGGCTTGAGATCATGACCAGACCGGATATCAAAGAAAGTGAAAACTCTTACGAATCCCAGCAGTACGGGATTATTCATCTTGCATTTTCTGTAGAAAATAAACAAAAAGTAGATGAGCTTACAGAAATACTGAGGAAAGATGGATATAAAGTGGCCGGAGAACCGCGTACCACTGGAGACGGATATTATGAAAGCGTAATCCTTGATCCCGAAAACAATATCATTGAAATCGTCTCGCAGTGA
- a CDS encoding DUF4919 domain-containing protein, with amino-acid sequence MKMYEKVFEFLTDPTKETFLKCRELVISNPEYDPYSEDLESIQDLLNEGKFEEVIRYNNVNILLSPRAHIYKYFAYKELGDEKGRNIEMTIAQIIFECLEKTGDGTKDSPYIITRISDERDLVRHHLDKQDVSQKLVRDEDKIMDVLTLDDGTHLYFDIKDPYQRLAFSFSKRNEQAENKEEEKNQKKKWWKF; translated from the coding sequence ATGAAAATGTATGAGAAAGTATTTGAATTTTTAACCGATCCTACAAAAGAAACATTCCTGAAATGCCGTGAACTGGTGATCAGTAATCCGGAATATGATCCTTATTCTGAAGATCTTGAAAGTATACAGGATTTACTTAATGAAGGAAAATTTGAAGAAGTTATACGATATAACAATGTCAATATCCTGCTTAGTCCCAGAGCACATATCTATAAATATTTTGCTTACAAAGAATTGGGTGATGAAAAAGGAAGGAATATTGAAATGACCATAGCACAGATTATTTTTGAATGTCTTGAAAAGACAGGGGACGGAACCAAAGATTCTCCCTATATTATTACAAGAATTTCTGACGAAAGAGACTTAGTGAGACATCATCTCGATAAACAGGATGTTTCGCAAAAGCTGGTCAGGGATGAAGATAAGATTATGGATGTACTAACCCTTGATGACGGAACACACTTGTATTTCGATATCAAAGATCCTTATCAGAGACTGGCTTTTTCATTCAGCAAAAGAAATGAACAGGCAGAGAATAAAGAAGAAGAAAAAAACCAAAAGAAAAAGTGGTGGAAATTTTAA
- a CDS encoding AAA family ATPase, with amino-acid sequence MNQNINQLNTVLNYVKDTFVGKNDVVDLLGICLLARENAFLYGPPGTAKSAIVRTLAKTVKDGKNFEYLLTRFTEPNEIFGPFDIRKLKEGELLTNTEGMMPEASMVFLDEIFNANSAILNSLLTALNEKIFKRGKETKHLPALMFVGASNVLPEDEALNALFDRFLVRINVDYVNPELLQQVLLAGRKLENEEETEIPEIHADEIRQLQNLCKTIDLRPIYEVYLNTIMSLRNTGIAISDRRAVKLQNLIAASALICGRKEAVLSDLWVLKHIWDTEEQIEILEGIINRTIEKDDHPDSHPQAMQNKTPNPEEVMKDVKILVEKWNGGTLSFEEQNVIKDKLRYLQTRCDWIRNPDQKQYIQQEIESLWQKILQSV; translated from the coding sequence ATGAATCAGAATATAAATCAGCTTAATACAGTCCTTAACTACGTAAAAGATACTTTTGTAGGTAAAAACGATGTCGTAGATCTGTTGGGAATATGCCTTTTGGCAAGAGAAAATGCCTTTTTATACGGACCTCCGGGGACTGCAAAATCTGCGATTGTAAGAACATTGGCAAAAACAGTGAAAGACGGCAAAAACTTTGAATATTTATTAACCCGTTTTACAGAACCGAACGAAATTTTCGGACCTTTTGATATCAGAAAACTGAAAGAAGGCGAACTTCTGACCAATACAGAAGGAATGATGCCGGAAGCTTCCATGGTTTTCCTGGATGAGATCTTTAATGCGAACTCTGCTATTTTGAATTCACTCCTAACAGCACTCAACGAAAAAATCTTTAAGAGAGGAAAAGAAACAAAACACTTACCAGCATTGATGTTTGTAGGTGCAAGTAACGTTCTTCCGGAAGATGAAGCTTTGAATGCTTTATTTGACCGTTTTTTGGTAAGAATCAATGTAGATTACGTTAACCCGGAACTCTTACAACAGGTACTTTTAGCCGGAAGAAAACTGGAAAACGAAGAAGAAACCGAAATTCCGGAAATTCATGCTGATGAGATCAGACAATTACAGAATCTCTGTAAAACAATAGATCTTAGGCCCATTTATGAAGTCTACCTGAATACCATTATGAGCCTTCGAAATACAGGAATTGCCATTTCAGACCGTAGAGCGGTGAAGCTTCAGAACCTGATTGCTGCAAGCGCACTGATCTGCGGAAGAAAAGAAGCTGTGCTTTCCGATCTCTGGGTTTTGAAACATATCTGGGATACAGAAGAACAGATTGAAATTCTGGAAGGGATTATCAACAGAACAATTGAGAAAGATGATCACCCCGATTCCCATCCGCAGGCGATGCAAAACAAAACTCCCAATCCGGAAGAAGTTATGAAAGACGTAAAAATTCTTGTGGAAAAATGGAATGGAGGAACATTAAGTTTTGAAGAACAGAACGTAATAAAAGATAAACTGAGGTATCTGCAGACCCGTTGTGACTGGATCAGGAATCCGGATCAGAAGCAGTATATCCAGCAAGAAATTGAAAGCTTATGGCAGAAGATTCTTCAAAGCGTTTAA
- a CDS encoding APC family permease, with protein MELRIKPFPKNNYPKKGLLIKGSSPVVWLQEMETLGINLSQVRSYAIPANSPNVLYGCFLIFNDHAPQETGRNAYFQSVDDRLFIPENTIFYPKINPEDWAQLDSRFLIMHPEFGLVKLSEEIDWISLIQQPETIKENIRRPLNGVSIPQKIESYTVEMDDEKVMEALQPKQTEEEWMNNLPFDLKKVMAGNKKEIEKYLKYIEKYPERAVELGVSLDVMGTSRGDGFGQFTWLEGLFGGGSAGKTESAGTKNFRRVFWALIIAAIVLRIALPSKNNSEQEEIGSSGKIESNKVKAPSDMIAFQSGTSEIDLKIDSMYHQQRKGLSKELIHAGIIESKTDKDKENYKKSGGREVSEIGSDIEKLVNKEKRSRDSLKTIYTKKITKHIEEKTEKLQRKISDSLKQYTQGKPVNGDVVKYLLKKRKALMADSLGKLYGTLDIVDPSSASIDKAKIKAIAPEGSPLEKKAPVSDIMYMVILMIAGVGLYLFLFKNKSLNLGGDNVPVWVKLILIAILVAMLVYLFYPLVKMFGYNWFVWVLVICVMLLLYRLFREDKTILNSDDDE; from the coding sequence ATGGAGCTTAGAATAAAACCTTTCCCGAAAAATAACTACCCCAAAAAAGGACTTTTGATCAAAGGTTCCTCACCTGTTGTTTGGCTTCAGGAAATGGAGACCCTTGGGATTAATTTAAGTCAGGTTAGATCTTATGCTATTCCGGCAAATAGTCCTAATGTGCTGTATGGATGTTTTCTTATTTTTAATGATCATGCTCCACAGGAAACAGGCAGAAACGCTTACTTTCAAAGTGTAGATGACAGGCTTTTTATTCCTGAAAATACGATCTTTTATCCTAAAATAAATCCTGAAGACTGGGCACAGCTTGACTCCCGTTTTCTGATCATGCATCCAGAATTCGGATTGGTAAAACTGTCTGAGGAAATCGACTGGATTTCACTAATTCAACAGCCTGAAACTATAAAAGAAAATATCAGAAGACCACTGAACGGAGTTTCAATTCCACAAAAAATAGAAAGCTATACAGTGGAAATGGATGACGAAAAAGTAATGGAAGCATTACAGCCAAAACAAACCGAAGAAGAATGGATGAACAACCTGCCTTTTGACCTTAAAAAAGTAATGGCCGGGAATAAAAAAGAAATAGAAAAATATTTAAAATACATTGAAAAATACCCTGAACGAGCCGTAGAATTAGGCGTTTCTTTGGATGTTATGGGAACTTCCAGAGGAGATGGATTTGGTCAGTTTACCTGGCTGGAAGGATTGTTTGGTGGAGGCTCTGCAGGTAAAACAGAAAGTGCAGGAACAAAGAATTTCCGCAGAGTATTCTGGGCGCTTATTATTGCAGCTATTGTGCTGAGGATTGCATTACCTTCAAAAAATAATTCTGAGCAGGAAGAAATAGGTTCTTCAGGAAAAATTGAAAGTAATAAAGTAAAGGCACCTTCGGATATGATTGCTTTCCAGTCCGGAACTTCAGAAATTGATCTGAAAATAGATTCAATGTATCACCAGCAGAGAAAAGGATTATCCAAAGAACTTATTCACGCAGGAATCATAGAATCCAAAACAGACAAAGACAAAGAGAATTATAAAAAAAGCGGTGGAAGAGAGGTAAGCGAAATAGGAAGTGATATCGAAAAGCTTGTGAATAAAGAAAAACGAAGCAGAGACTCTCTCAAAACGATCTACACCAAAAAAATTACAAAACACATAGAAGAAAAAACCGAAAAGCTACAGCGTAAAATTTCAGATTCTCTGAAACAATACACTCAAGGAAAACCTGTGAATGGAGATGTCGTAAAATATCTTCTGAAAAAAAGAAAAGCTTTAATGGCAGATTCCTTGGGAAAACTTTACGGGACGCTGGATATTGTGGATCCTTCTTCTGCATCTATTGATAAAGCAAAAATAAAAGCGATAGCTCCGGAAGGAAGCCCATTAGAGAAAAAGGCTCCGGTTTCAGACATTATGTACATGGTGATCCTGATGATTGCCGGAGTAGGATTGTACTTATTCCTGTTTAAAAATAAATCATTAAACCTTGGCGGAGACAATGTTCCGGTATGGGTAAAGTTGATTTTAATTGCCATCCTTGTAGCCATGCTTGTATACTTATTTTATCCGCTGGTCAAAATGTTTGGGTACAACTGGTTTGTATGGGTGCTTGTTATTTGTGTGATGCTGCTTCTTTATCGTCTGTTTAGAGAAGATAAAACCATTTTAAACTCCGATGATGATGAATAG
- a CDS encoding penicillin-binding protein yields MTIQRAHINAELFESPSNKGLLGYDEVIWNEAKCADFGNYLL; encoded by the coding sequence ATGACAATACAAAGAGCACATATCAATGCGGAACTATTCGAAAGTCCTTCTAATAAAGGATTATTAGGGTATGATGAGGTGATATGGAATGAGGCGAAATGTGCTGACTTTGGAAATTATTTACTATAA
- a CDS encoding ribonuclease H-like YkuK family protein, translating to METQQQKWQNMNGKIFQHSITQLVEEAILREQANGHRLKVCVGSDSHVYGDAISYATAVVFIREGKGAFTFIRKEREIQSISIKERMLNEVNKSVEIAYAICSVLDTYGVEMEVHADINTDPDFKSNVALKDAMGYILGMGYVFKAKPYAFASSNCADMMV from the coding sequence ATGGAAACGCAACAACAAAAATGGCAGAATATGAATGGAAAAATTTTCCAACACTCTATCACACAGCTGGTAGAAGAAGCCATCCTCCGCGAACAGGCTAATGGACACCGTCTTAAAGTATGTGTGGGATCAGACTCCCATGTATACGGAGATGCCATCAGTTATGCTACGGCAGTAGTATTTATTCGTGAGGGAAAAGGAGCGTTTACCTTTATTAGAAAAGAAAGAGAAATACAGAGTATCAGTATCAAGGAGCGAATGCTGAATGAAGTCAACAAATCTGTTGAAATTGCATACGCGATTTGCTCTGTGTTGGATACTTATGGTGTAGAAATGGAGGTACACGCAGACATTAATACCGACCCGGATTTTAAATCCAACGTAGCATTAAAAGATGCAATGGGATATATTCTGGGAATGGGATATGTGTTTAAAGCAAAACCTTACGCTTTCGCAAGTTCCAACTGTGCTGATATGATGGTGTAA
- a CDS encoding cyclic-phosphate processing receiver domain-containing protein: MEKTKRLLFLDDIRYPIEAYHYTKQDIFLRNDWHIVRNYEQFVNRILEKGLPEMISFDHDLADEHYLDQNCQEFIEKTGYDCAKWLIEYCMDNYLDLPKFYSHSMNPVGKENILSLLKNFKKLKQNDFQNI, from the coding sequence ATGGAAAAAACAAAAAGATTATTATTTCTGGATGATATAAGATATCCTATTGAGGCTTATCATTATACCAAACAGGATATTTTTCTCAGAAACGACTGGCATATTGTTCGGAATTACGAGCAATTTGTCAACAGGATTTTGGAAAAAGGACTTCCGGAAATGATCTCTTTTGACCATGATCTTGCAGACGAGCATTATTTAGATCAGAATTGTCAGGAATTTATTGAAAAAACAGGATATGACTGTGCCAAGTGGCTGATAGAATATTGCATGGACAACTATCTGGATCTTCCGAAATTCTATAGCCACTCTATGAATCCGGTAGGAAAGGAAAATATTCTTTCCCTTTTAAAAAATTTTAAAAAACTAAAACAAAATGATTTTCAAAACATATAA
- a CDS encoding RNA ligase, Rnl2 family, with the protein MIFKTYNAIENAYQARVIEQIRIQGFGDEVFIVQEKVHGANFSFFTDGKEIKIAKRTAFIDKDEKFFNAHQILERYRKNVLEVFQIVKTIYPDVETVVIYGELFGGGYKHKEVEAVKDAVKVQKGIEYAPHNEFYAFDIKLNGITYLDTEVVNHIFEKTGFFYAKILFQGTLEEALRYPNVFNSKIPAWLGLPELEDNICEGTIVKTMKTKYFGNGARIILKNKNEKWVEKSKMVKKEAKTVQKQVHFSEKAQEIWEEIQRYATVNRLNNVVSKIGEFEPKMIGKVIGLFSQDILEDFQKDFPAAFTAIEKEEQKRINKKLNSLVIDFIKEELMTLKV; encoded by the coding sequence ATGATTTTCAAAACATATAACGCTATAGAAAATGCTTACCAGGCCCGCGTGATCGAACAGATCAGGATTCAGGGTTTTGGGGATGAGGTTTTCATTGTACAGGAAAAAGTTCACGGGGCTAATTTCTCTTTCTTTACCGACGGAAAGGAAATTAAAATCGCTAAGAGAACTGCTTTCATCGATAAAGATGAAAAATTTTTCAATGCACATCAGATTTTGGAACGCTACAGAAAAAATGTATTAGAAGTGTTTCAAATCGTAAAAACCATCTACCCGGATGTAGAAACTGTAGTCATCTACGGTGAATTGTTCGGTGGCGGTTACAAACATAAAGAAGTGGAAGCTGTAAAAGATGCTGTGAAGGTTCAGAAAGGAATAGAATATGCACCGCACAACGAATTTTACGCTTTCGATATCAAACTGAATGGAATTACCTATTTGGATACTGAAGTTGTGAATCATATTTTTGAGAAGACAGGATTTTTCTATGCTAAAATCTTGTTCCAGGGAACTCTTGAAGAAGCTTTGAGATACCCCAATGTTTTCAATTCAAAAATTCCGGCTTGGCTTGGATTACCTGAATTGGAAGATAATATATGTGAAGGTACCATCGTAAAAACTATGAAAACCAAATACTTTGGAAACGGAGCCAGAATTATTCTAAAAAATAAGAATGAAAAATGGGTTGAAAAGTCCAAAATGGTTAAAAAAGAAGCTAAAACTGTTCAGAAACAGGTTCACTTCAGTGAAAAAGCTCAGGAAATCTGGGAAGAAATCCAAAGATATGCTACAGTCAACAGATTGAATAATGTGGTAAGCAAAATTGGCGAATTCGAACCTAAAATGATAGGTAAGGTGATTGGTCTTTTTTCACAGGATATTTTAGAAGATTTCCAGAAAGACTTCCCGGCAGCTTTCACAGCTATTGAAAAAGAAGAGCAGAAAAGGATCAACAAAAAGTTGAATTCTTTAGTAATTGATTTTATAAAAGAAGAGTTGATGACTCTTAAAGTATAG
- a CDS encoding phosphoesterase — protein sequence MSLGKPDFTKEILDRLNGNIHLIKGNHEGAALTYPKRFASIRDYHELRIDEPAQNNGKQKIILFHYAMRTWNGSHRGVWQLYGHSHGTLPDDEMALSFDVGVDCHNFYPVSYEEVKEIMKRKKWTSPFAPRN from the coding sequence ATGAGTTTAGGAAAACCGGACTTTACAAAAGAGATTTTGGATCGGTTAAATGGCAACATCCATTTGATTAAAGGCAATCATGAAGGAGCGGCTTTAACGTATCCCAAGCGATTTGCCTCCATCAGAGATTATCACGAACTGAGAATTGATGAACCGGCACAAAACAATGGTAAACAGAAAATCATTCTTTTTCATTACGCCATGCGTACCTGGAATGGCTCACACCGCGGCGTGTGGCAGTTATACGGCCATTCACACGGAACTTTGCCGGATGATGAGATGGCACTTAGTTTTGACGTTGGGGTAGATTGCCATAATTTTTACCCGGTTTCCTACGAGGAGGTCAAAGAAATAATGAAAAGGAAAAAATGGACATCACCATTTGCTCCCAGAAACTAA
- a CDS encoding 3'-5' exonuclease, whose protein sequence is MKTTNEIIIIDLEATCWENDRIPIGQKVDIIEIGICRLNVTTKVISQKQSIYVIPERSEINRFCTKLTGITPQLIEEKGIYFEEACEIIRNQYHSAPLTWAGYGNFDGEQITEQCDWLGITNPFSENYMNVMHEFKRHFNLHKQIGLKRALSYLNMDFEGTHHSGADDAYNTARILSKIL, encoded by the coding sequence ATGAAAACAACCAATGAAATCATAATCATCGATCTGGAAGCTACATGCTGGGAAAACGACAGAATTCCCATCGGGCAGAAAGTCGATATTATAGAAATAGGAATTTGCAGATTAAACGTAACAACAAAAGTAATTTCCCAGAAACAAAGCATCTATGTAATTCCTGAACGATCAGAAATTAACAGATTCTGCACAAAATTAACAGGAATTACTCCACAATTGATAGAAGAAAAAGGAATCTATTTCGAAGAAGCCTGTGAAATAATCAGGAACCAATATCATTCCGCACCGCTTACATGGGCAGGGTATGGAAATTTTGATGGAGAACAGATCACAGAACAATGTGACTGGCTCGGGATAACCAATCCTTTTTCAGAAAATTATATGAATGTGATGCATGAATTTAAAAGACATTTCAATTTGCACAAACAAATAGGACTTAAAAGAGCCCTGAGTTACCTGAATATGGATTTTGAAGGCACTCATCACAGTGGAGCAGACGATGCTTATAATACAGCCAGAATTTTAAGTAAGATTCTGTAA
- a CDS encoding 3'-5' exonuclease: MKTTENILIVDLEATCWDNRPPRGQESEIIEIGVCIMNAKTGKISKNEGILVKPQYSKVSPFCTELTTLTQNMLDHEGIMLDDAFDILRAEYDSEGLTWASYGNYDLNMLKDQARRFYTDYPMSDDHINVKTLFGEIHPTIRKSVGMNRALGELGMTLEGTHHRGVDDAKNIAKILHWCLRNY, encoded by the coding sequence GTGAAAACAACAGAAAATATATTAATAGTAGACCTTGAAGCAACATGTTGGGATAACCGGCCGCCAAGAGGACAGGAAAGTGAGATCATCGAAATTGGGGTATGCATTATGAATGCAAAAACCGGTAAGATCTCCAAAAATGAAGGAATTTTAGTAAAACCCCAATATTCAAAAGTAAGTCCGTTCTGTACGGAACTCACAACGCTTACCCAAAATATGCTGGATCATGAAGGAATTATGCTGGATGATGCTTTCGATATTCTGAGAGCAGAATATGATTCCGAAGGGCTGACATGGGCAAGTTACGGAAACTATGACCTCAATATGCTGAAGGATCAGGCAAGAAGATTCTACACAGATTATCCTATGAGTGATGACCATATTAATGTGAAGACATTATTTGGTGAAATTCATCCCACTATCAGGAAAAGTGTCGGAATGAACAGAGCTTTGGGTGAATTGGGTATGACTTTAGAAGGTACTCACCACAGAGGAGTTGATGATGCCAAAAATATTGCGAAGATTCTGCATTGGTGCCTTAGGAATTATTAA
- a CDS encoding alpha/beta fold hydrolase yields the protein MKKVVRIKEVDLCYEIFGEGHQQDVVLISGLGSQMVRWDIAFCNLLVEEGFRVIRFDNRDSGSSVFNSNIEIPSDKSIEEVFAVLSKEDIPYSLMDMANDVIGLLDHLNIKKAHIAGRSMGGIIAQLLGSYYPERVLSLTIIMSTSLNPSLPKPDPEVMAMMTQGSADPVLHKEEYLKEKIRFAERISGSGYVFDPNMETILLEQELTHTKTKNGIIRQLLAMGSFQYDPEILKRITVPALIIHGTDDLIFHPDCGKDIADTIPNAEWTLIDGMGHSIPVELYGFISERISDLAK from the coding sequence ATGAAGAAAGTTGTCCGCATAAAAGAGGTAGACCTGTGCTATGAAATTTTCGGAGAAGGCCATCAACAGGATGTTGTATTAATTTCCGGATTAGGAAGTCAGATGGTCCGTTGGGATATTGCGTTCTGCAATCTGCTGGTTGAAGAGGGATTCAGGGTGATTCGTTTTGATAACAGAGACTCCGGAAGTTCTGTTTTCAATTCCAACATAGAAATTCCTTCTGACAAAAGCATTGAAGAAGTTTTTGCTGTACTCAGTAAAGAAGATATACCCTATTCTTTGATGGATATGGCGAATGATGTCATTGGACTGCTTGATCATTTAAATATCAAAAAAGCTCATATTGCAGGACGTTCCATGGGAGGAATTATTGCACAACTTTTAGGTTCTTACTATCCGGAAAGAGTTTTATCATTGACAATCATCATGTCTACATCTTTGAATCCATCTCTACCCAAGCCGGATCCTGAAGTAATGGCAATGATGACCCAAGGATCTGCTGATCCTGTTCTTCATAAAGAAGAATACCTGAAAGAGAAGATACGTTTTGCGGAAAGAATTTCAGGTTCGGGATATGTTTTTGATCCTAATATGGAAACCATATTGTTGGAGCAAGAACTTACACATACTAAGACAAAAAATGGAATTATCCGACAGCTTTTGGCAATGGGATCATTTCAGTATGATCCTGAAATTTTGAAGAGAATAACCGTTCCGGCACTGATTATTCACGGAACAGATGATCTAATTTTTCATCCTGATTGTGGAAAAGATATCGCTGATACAATTCCTAATGCTGAATGGACTTTAATAGACGGTATGGGACATTCTATTCCGGTGGAACTCTATGGTTTTATCAGTGAAAGGATCTCTGATCTAGCAAAATAA
- a CDS encoding GIY-YIG nuclease family protein, which yields MKNALKKQLREKAKDHKTTMGVLAVTNTLTGKKYIQASLNLEALVNKMKFLLNGGMFEHSQLQKEWTELGSDSFTFEFAVIVPDQNNEYINYRQEIRKAEQTLISESNREFYSS from the coding sequence ATGAAAAATGCATTAAAGAAACAGTTGAGAGAAAAGGCAAAAGACCACAAAACAACGATGGGAGTTCTTGCTGTTACCAATACTTTAACCGGGAAAAAATATATTCAGGCTTCTCTAAATCTGGAAGCACTGGTAAATAAGATGAAATTTCTTTTAAACGGCGGAATGTTTGAGCATTCACAATTACAAAAGGAATGGACAGAATTGGGCAGTGATTCTTTTACTTTTGAATTTGCCGTAATTGTTCCAGATCAGAACAATGAATATATCAATTATCGCCAGGAGATACGAAAGGCTGAACAGACTTTAATATCAGAAAGCAACAGGGAATTCTATTCATCATGA
- a CDS encoding MarR family winged helix-turn-helix transcriptional regulator yields MISTELLFLININKLQSVIARKFDALSIHGLGFNDFVILYILNSSSESRMRRIDLAEKTGLTASGITRLLNPLEKTGLVGRETNERDARVSYVVITPSGKKIFEEAKISAEHIAKEILSSKKGKSLKMISELLFDLGGNIQ; encoded by the coding sequence ATGATAAGCACGGAATTGTTATTTTTAATAAACATCAATAAACTGCAGTCTGTAATCGCCAGAAAATTTGATGCTCTGAGTATTCATGGCCTGGGATTCAATGACTTTGTTATTCTTTATATTCTTAATTCTTCATCGGAAAGCAGGATGCGAAGAATAGATCTTGCTGAAAAAACAGGTCTTACTGCATCTGGAATCACCCGATTATTGAATCCGCTGGAAAAAACAGGACTGGTAGGCCGGGAAACCAACGAAAGGGATGCCCGAGTAAGCTATGTAGTCATCACCCCTAGCGGTAAAAAGATATTTGAAGAGGCTAAAATAAGTGCTGAGCATATTGCTAAAGAAATTCTTTCTTCTAAAAAGGGTAAATCTTTAAAAATGATCAGTGAGCTTCTATTTGATTTAGGAGGAAATATACAATAA